In one Thermococcus sp. 2319x1 genomic region, the following are encoded:
- a CDS encoding (2Fe-2S)-binding protein translates to MSEKGERIICRCNEVTLEEIEALIEQGVADIEMIKRLLRIGMGPCQGRTCLPMVISIIARKTGKSPDEIKLPATRIPIRPVPAGVLVGDMNEE, encoded by the coding sequence ATGAGTGAAAAGGGTGAGAGGATAATATGCAGATGTAACGAAGTAACTCTCGAGGAGATTGAGGCGCTAATTGAGCAGGGGGTTGCAGACATTGAGATGATAAAGCGCCTTTTGAGGATTGGCATGGGGCCATGTCAGGGAAGGACGTGCCTTCCCATGGTGATCAGCATAATAGCAAGAAAAACCGGGAAGAGCCCGGATGAGATAAAGCTCCCCGCAACGAGAATTCCAATTAGACCAGTTCCGGCAGGAGTTCTGGTGGGTGATATGAATGAAGAGTAA